A stretch of DNA from Dokdonia sp. PRO95:
TAGCAGCTGTAATATTTGATGTGTCTCTCACATCATACACTGTTACATCACCATCACTATTACTTGATGCATAAAGTTCTGCACGTGAATCTGCAGTTACGACAGTTGATCCTCCTTCATCATCAGTTGAACAGCTAGCAGCTACTAATGCTGCTCCTAATAGTAATCCACAAATTTTTAATGATTTCATAAACGTAATTTTAAGTTAAATTGATTATTGTTTGGGATATGTACGCTGAAAAGGGTTTGAAAGGTTTTCTAAAAAGATAAGATTAACACAGTTTAACGATTAACACCCCTGCTGTGATACTTCTTGAAAGACTATAATTTCTTTATCTAAGGAGTTATTATACGGCAGTGGATAGCTCATAATCAAAAAATTACACGCCATTTTTGTTTGTCAAAAAATACACACCAAACTTTTAAAAGTTAAATATTTGTTAATTACTTGACAAGCTATTTCACCAATTGAAATTTGAGTTTATGTTTGCCGCGCAAAATAAGTTTGATCAATCAAGCTTATTGCCTACTCTTAATGAAAAACAATTTCATATTCGGGCTTAGGATGATTACAAGATTTAATCCAACAGCTGCTCAAAGATTTGAGAACCGAGTATTCTGGCCGTCTTGTACCATCAATATCGCTCTAAAGCGTCTAGAGGAATTTGCATTCTCTCCATTTACCGTTTTTATTTTCCGTATCTGAGGTTCATAGACTTAACCATTTCTTAAAGGGGATACCTTCCCTATTTCTATACCTTTTTTACCTTTCATTTTTAAAATAAACCAATGAAGACCAAGTACATTGATCTCATCGAGCAAACGTATTATTTCCCACAAGAGGAATTTAATCTCAACAAAAACCATCTTGAGTTTCACGGCATTGACCTAATGAAACTTGTAGAGCAATATGGTGCACCACTTAAGTTTACTTATCTACCTAAAATCTCTGATAACATACAGCGAGCAAAAAAATGGTTTGCAGATGCTATCGAGGCAAATGGTTATGAAGGAAGCTATAACTACTGCTACTGTACAAAAAGCTCACACTTTAAGCATGTACTCAATGAGGCGTTGTCTAATAATATCCACATCGAGACTTCGTCTGCATTTGACATAGATATCGTAGAGAGCTTAAAGGCTGCTGGAAAAATAACAGACGACACCTATGTAATAAGCAATGGTTTTAAACGTGATAGATACGTAGAAAACATCGCACGCCTAATTAACAATGGTCATGAAAATGCAATTCCAGTAATTGACAATTATGAGGAGATAGAACTACTAAGTAATCAGATCAATGGTAAATTTAAAGTAGGTATTCGAATCGCATCTGAAGAGGAGCCTAAGTTTGAATTCTACACCTCAAGACTTGGAATAGGATATAAAAATATCGTTCCATTCTTTAATAACCAGATCAAAAATAACGAGAAAGTTGAGCTTAAAATGCTTCACTTCTTTATAAATACAGGTATACGCGACACCGCATATTACTGGAACGAGCTCATGAAGTGTATTAAAGTGTACATTAATCTTAAAAAGATTTGTCCGTCACTTGATAGTCTAAACATAGGTGGAGGTTTCCCTATTAAAAACTCGCTTGCCTTTGAGTATGATTATGCATACATGATTAACGAGATCATCGCACAAATCAAACAAGCTTGTGATGATGCTGATGTAAAAGTGCCACATATTTTTACTGAGTTTGGCAGCTTTACTGTTGGTGAAAGCGGTGGAGCTATTTATGAAGTACTTTACCAGAAGCAACAAAACGACCGTGAGAAGTGGAACATGATTAACTCTTCATTTATCACAACATTACCAGATACCTGGGCTATAAATAAACGTTTTATCATGCTAGCGGTAAATCGCTGGAATGAGGAATATGAGCGTGTATTATTAGGAGGTCTTACCTGTGATAGTGATGACTATTACAACAGTGAGCAGCATATGAACGCGATTTATATGCCTAAGTACAAAAAGGACAAACCACTTTACATAGGTTTCTTTAATACTGGGGCGTACCAAGAGTCTATAGGGGGTTTCGGCGGACTGCAACACTGCCTTGTTCCTTCTCCTAAGCATATCCTTATTGACCGGAATGAAGATGGAGAGATTACCACAGAAATATTTGCAGAGCAGCAGACTAGTGATCAATTGCTAGGCATTTTAGGGTATTAAACACGCTTTCGCGAAAGCAAAACAAAAAATATTAAATAAATTATATAACCACTAACAGTAACAACACCGAGAAAACAACATTCTCACTTTACATCTAACATCTAGTATCACCATGAAAACGTACGCAGGCATACCACAAGAATATGCAGGAGCTGAAAAAGCTAAAATTGTTTTACTCCCTGTCCCTTACGACGGAACTAGTACTTGGGGCAAAGGAGCCGACAAGGGTCCTGAAGCATTTTTACATGCTTCTGAAAATATGGAGCTTTACGACATAGAAACTGAAAGCGAAGTTTACAAACAAGGGATACACCTTGCAGATCCTATCACAGAAAATGCATCACCAGAAGCAATGGTGGAAGCTGTGCACAAGATGGTAAAGAAAAACATTAAACGTAACAAGTTTGTTACCATGTTTGGTGGAGAGCATTCTGTATCTATAGGTGCGATACGCGCATTTAATGAGACTTTTGATAACCTCACAGTATTACAACTAGACGCACATGCAGATTTACGTGAGTCTTATGAAGGCTCTACTTGCAATCACGCATGCGCTGTGTATGAAGCAAACCAAACTACAAATCTTGTACAAGTAGGAATACGTAGTATGGATGCCATAGAAAAAACAGTGATGAATGAAGACAATGTCTTCTTTGCTCACGAGATGGCAACAGATGATTACTGGATGGACAATGCGATTGAGGCAATGACAGAAAATGTATATGTAACATTTGATCTAGATGCCTTTGATCCATCTGTACTTCCTGCTACAGGAACTCCAGAACCTGGAGGTTTATTTTGGTATGAAACACTAGACTTCTTACGTCGCGTGTTTGCAGAGAAGAATGTTGTAGGTTTTGATATTGTAGAGCTTTGCCCTAATGGAAACAGCAAACCTTCTGAGTTTGCAGCGGCAAAATTATACTACAAAATGCTTAGCTATAAGTTTGAGCAAGAAGATGCCGAAGAAGAATATGAAGTAAGCGGATTACAAGAAAAGAGCAAAAAAATTAATCAAGAAGAAGACGACTATAATGACTAATAAAGGAGCAATATCACAATTTATTGAGAAGTACTATCTACACTTTAACTCTGCTGCGCTAGTAGATGCTGCCAAAGGGTATGAAGCTCAACTAGAAAATGGGTCAAAAATGCTTGTTTCCCTTGCTGGAGCAATGAGTACTGCAGAGATAGGAAAAATCTTTGCAGAGATGATACGCCAGAAAAAAGTGCATATTATCTCATGTACAGGTGCAAACTTAGAAGAAGATATCATGAACTTAGTTGCTCACAGCCACTACAAGCGTGTACCTAATTATAGAGATCTTACTCCTCAAGATGAGTGGGATTTACTAGAAAAAGGTCTCAACCGTGTTACAGACACGTGTATTCCAGAAGAAGAAGCTTTCCGTCGTATTCAAGAACATATTGTAAAGATATGGCAAGAAGCAGAGGCTGCTGGTGAGCGTTATTTACCGCATGAGTACATGTATAAATTATTACTTTCTGGAGTATTAGAGCAATACTACGAGATAGACATTAAGGATAGCTGGATGTATGCAGCTGCAGAGGCAAACTTGCCTATTATCTGTCCAGGTTGGGAAGATAGCACTATGGGTAACATCTTTGCGAGCTATGTGATGAAAGGCGAACTTAAAGCCACAACTATGAAGTCGGGCATTGAGTACATGACATTCCTCGCAGACTGGTATACGGCAAACTCAGAAAATGGAATAGGTTTCTTCCAGATAGGTGGAGGTATTGCTGGTGATTTCCCTATTTGTGTAGTGCCTATGCTTTACCAAGATATGGAGCGCACAGAAACTCCTTTCTGGAGCTATTTCTGCCAGATAAGTGACTCAACTACAAGTTATGGATCTTATTCTGGAGCTGTACCTAATGAAAAAATCACTTGGGGAAAACTAGATATGGATACTCCTAAATTTATCATCGAGAGCGATGCGACTATTGTAGCGCCATTAATCTTTGCTTACCTGTTAGATATGTAATTAAGGTGTCTCAACACATCTTTAATAAGAAACGCACAATGAGAAAACCAAACAACCTAAGACGCGTCATTGTAGACTATGCAAAGCTCAATGACGATATATTAAACTTACTAGTAGCAAAGTATCCAGATGGATATGAGTCTCATCATATTATCTCTTTTAAAAATGCTCAAGGTGAGATGGTAGATTGTGTAGAAGTAACTACAGAAGACACCTTATACCTTGTTAAAGTAAGTAAGCGCCTTGTTGTGGCGATGGAGGACTTTGACCAAGATGAATATGATGATGATGACAATCTAGATCTCGATATAGAAGACGAAGATCAAGAAGAACGAGAGGACTAAAAATAATTGCAATTATTTAAAAAAATTGCAACTCCTTTTGTAACATTCTTATCTCCCACTACGTATAAGCTATAGGGTAAAATCCTAGATTGGGAAATCTATTCAATAGTGGTCGCACACGCGGCACTTTTAAATTAACAACAATTTTTAATTTACACTATTATGAAAACAATTTTTATTGCCCTTTTTACAGCGGTAACACTTGCACTTAACCTACAAACAGATAATGTAACAGCTACATTTACAGGGTATGCAGATGGTTCTTATTATTTTGAGGATGCAGATGAGCTTACACATTCTTTTGATGCAATAAGCGAGACTGCAGCAA
This window harbors:
- a CDS encoding arginine decarboxylase translates to MKTKYIDLIEQTYYFPQEEFNLNKNHLEFHGIDLMKLVEQYGAPLKFTYLPKISDNIQRAKKWFADAIEANGYEGSYNYCYCTKSSHFKHVLNEALSNNIHIETSSAFDIDIVESLKAAGKITDDTYVISNGFKRDRYVENIARLINNGHENAIPVIDNYEEIELLSNQINGKFKVGIRIASEEEPKFEFYTSRLGIGYKNIVPFFNNQIKNNEKVELKMLHFFINTGIRDTAYYWNELMKCIKVYINLKKICPSLDSLNIGGGFPIKNSLAFEYDYAYMINEIIAQIKQACDDADVKVPHIFTEFGSFTVGESGGAIYEVLYQKQQNDREKWNMINSSFITTLPDTWAINKRFIMLAVNRWNEEYERVLLGGLTCDSDDYYNSEQHMNAIYMPKYKKDKPLYIGFFNTGAYQESIGGFGGLQHCLVPSPKHILIDRNEDGEITTEIFAEQQTSDQLLGILGY
- the speB gene encoding agmatinase, which produces MKTYAGIPQEYAGAEKAKIVLLPVPYDGTSTWGKGADKGPEAFLHASENMELYDIETESEVYKQGIHLADPITENASPEAMVEAVHKMVKKNIKRNKFVTMFGGEHSVSIGAIRAFNETFDNLTVLQLDAHADLRESYEGSTCNHACAVYEANQTTNLVQVGIRSMDAIEKTVMNEDNVFFAHEMATDDYWMDNAIEAMTENVYVTFDLDAFDPSVLPATGTPEPGGLFWYETLDFLRRVFAEKNVVGFDIVELCPNGNSKPSEFAAAKLYYKMLSYKFEQEDAEEEYEVSGLQEKSKKINQEEDDYND
- a CDS encoding deoxyhypusine synthase family protein — protein: MTNKGAISQFIEKYYLHFNSAALVDAAKGYEAQLENGSKMLVSLAGAMSTAEIGKIFAEMIRQKKVHIISCTGANLEEDIMNLVAHSHYKRVPNYRDLTPQDEWDLLEKGLNRVTDTCIPEEEAFRRIQEHIVKIWQEAEAAGERYLPHEYMYKLLLSGVLEQYYEIDIKDSWMYAAAEANLPIICPGWEDSTMGNIFASYVMKGELKATTMKSGIEYMTFLADWYTANSENGIGFFQIGGGIAGDFPICVVPMLYQDMERTETPFWSYFCQISDSTTSYGSYSGAVPNEKITWGKLDMDTPKFIIESDATIVAPLIFAYLLDM